In a genomic window of Saccharomyces kudriavzevii IFO 1802 strain IFO1802 genome assembly, chromosome: 2:
- the AVT5 gene encoding amino acid transporter (similar to Saccharomyces cerevisiae AVT5 (YBL089W) and AVT6 (YER119C); ancestral locus Anc_7.420) — MSSNVRSGVLTLLHTACGAGVLAMPFAFKPFGLMPGLITLTICGICSLCGLLLQTRIAKYVPKSENVSFAKLTQLINPSLSIVFDFAIAVKCFGVGVSYLIIVGDLMPQIVSSILYRDHDSTGGPQEHHGILDRRLYISLIMLFVIAPLCFKKSLNSLRHASMIAIISVAYLSGLIIYHFLNRHQLERGQVYFMVPHRDTESHAPLTTLPIFVFAYTCHHNMFSVINEQADKGFRILKRIPIIAISLAFVLYVIIGGAGYMTFGKNIVGNILTLYPNSVSTTIGRLAMLLLVMLAFPLQCHPCRSSIKNIIIFIENFRKGKLQENRDDCIPLDVLSSVNSQEESRQQNNEQQNFPSESSRHTNIITLCILGSSYLLAISITSLAKVLAIVGATGSTSISFILPGLFGYKLIGSEYISRDERVPASVKILKYLGLLLFIWGIVVMIASLSATVFLGTSSH, encoded by the coding sequence ATGTCATCAAATGTACGTTCAGGGGTCTTGACTTTGCTTCATACAGCATGTGGCGCAGGCGTGCTAGCTATGCCGTTTGCATTCAAGCCGTTTGGGTTAATGCCAGGTTTGATAACGTTGACAATCTGCGGAATATGTTCCTTATGTGGGCTGCTGTTGCAGACCCGAATAGCGAAATACGTACCCAAATCAGAGAACGTTTCTTTTGCTAAGCTTACGCAGCTAATCAACCCTTCACTGAGTATAGTGTTCGACTTTGCCATAGCCGTTAAGTGCTTTGGTGTTGGTGTGTCTTACTTAATTATTGTTGGTGACCTGATGCCGCAAATTGTTTCATCAATCCTATATCGTGACCATGATAGTACTGGTGGACCGCAAGAGCATCATGGGATTTTGGACAGGCGCTTGTACATTTCTCTGATTATGCTATTCGTCATTGCTCCCTTATGCTTTAAAAAAAGTCTGAATTCTCTTCGACATGCATCCATGATTGCCATTATTAGCGTTGCATACTTGAGCGGTTTGATtatttaccattttctaAATCGACATCAGCTAGAAAGAGGACAAGTTTACTTTATGGTTCCTCATAGAGATACTGAGTCCCATGCACCTTTGACAACACTGCCAATTTTTGTCTTCGCTTACACATGTCATCATAATATGTTCAGTGTTATTAATGAGCAAGCAGATAAGGGTTTCAGGATTCTCAAGAGGATTCCAATCATTGCTATTTCGTTGGCCTTTGTTTTATACGTTATCATTGGTGGGGCAGGTTACATGACTTTTGGTAAGAATATTGTTGGGAATATTCTCACTTTATATCCAAACTCCGTATCCACCACAATTGGAAGATTGGCAATGCTGTTATTGGTCATGTTAGCATTTCCGCTGCAATGTCATCCTTGTAGATCATCCATAAAAAACATAATTATATTCATAGAAAACTTTAGGAAAGGCAAGCTACAGGAGAACAGGGATGATTGCATCCCACTGGACGTTCTGAGCAGTGTTAATTCTCAAGAGGAGTCAAGGCAGCAAAATAATGAACagcaaaattttccaagtgAATCATCAAGACATACCAACATTATCACCCTTTGTATCTTAGGGTCCTCGTATTTATTGGCCATTTCAATTACGTCCTTGGCTAAGGTCCTAGCAATTGTTGGTGCTACGGGGTCAAcatcaatttctttcattttacCAGGTCTCTTCGGCTATAAACTAATTGGTTCAGAATATATCAGCAGAGATGAAAGAGTACCCGCAAGCGTAAAAATACTCAAATATTTGGGTttacttttatttatttggGGTATAGTAGTAATGATAGCTTCATTATCGGCAACTGTATTCTTAGGCACGTCATCTCATTAA
- the RPL32 gene encoding 60S ribosomal protein eL32 (similar to Saccharomyces cerevisiae RPL32 (YBL092W); ancestral locus Anc_7.424) produces the protein MASLPHPKIVKKHTKKFKRHHSDRYHRVSENWRKQKGIDSVVRRRFRGNISQPKIGYGSNNKTKFLSPSGHKIFLVANVKDLETLTMHTKTYAAEIAHNISAKNRVVILARAKALGVKVTNPKGRLALEA, from the coding sequence ATGGCCTCCTTACCTCACCCAAAGATTGTCAAGAAGCACACCAAGAAGTTCAAGCGTCACCACTCTGACCGTTACCACAGAGTTTCTGAGAACTGGAGAAAGCAAAAGGGTATTGACTCTGTTGTTAGAAGAAGATTCAGAGGTAACATCTCTCAACCAAAAATTGGTTACGGTTCTAACAACAAGACCAAGTTTTTGTCACCATCTggtcacaagattttcttaGTCGCTAACGTTAAGGATTTGGAAACCTTGACCATGCACACCAAGACTTATGCTGCTGAAATTGCTCACAACATCTCCGCTAAGAACAGAGTTGTCATTTTGGCCAGAGCTAAGGCTCTAGGTGTCAAGGTCACCAACCCAAAGGGTCGTTTGGCTTTGGAAGCTTAA
- the SCS22 gene encoding phospholipid metabolism-regulating protein SCS22 (similar to Saccharomyces cerevisiae SCS22 (YBL091C-A) and SCS2 (YER120W); ancestral locus Anc_7.423): MRIVPEHLIFKTPLNEQSTEYIKLENDGDSRIIFKVRTSAPTRYCVRPNVAVIGAHESVKVQIVFLGSTAEHEMRQKQDKFLIVTLPIPTACADMKEKELLSNWSSLEEQYKADTIFKKIKVFHSAIRKQRPSKSQGSKSSRRVSSSPDNEQCLSSTTLLVMALIALLVGWLYY; this comes from the exons ATGAGAATAGTGCCTGAACACCTGATATTCAAAA CTCCCCTTAATGAACAATCAACGGAGTATATAAAGCTCGAGAACGATGGCGATAGCAGAATTATATTCAAAGTGAGGACGAGTGCCCCCACAAGATATTGTGTGAGACCCAACGTGGCCGTCATAGGGGCCCACGAAAGTGTAAAAGTCCAAATTGTTTTCCTTGGATCGACCGCTGAGCACGAAATGAGGCAAAAGCAGgataaatttttgattgtGACACTTCCTATCCCGACTGCCTGTGCGGATATGAAGGAGAAAGAGCTGTTGTCCAATTGGTCTAGTTTGGAGGAACAGTACAAAGCTGACACAATCTTCAAGAAGATCAAAGTGTTCCACTCCGCGATACGGAAGCAAAGGCCATCCAAAAGTCAAGGTTCTAAATCGTCGAGGAGAGTGTCCTCATCACCTGATAACGAGCAATGTTTAAGTTCCACCACGCTGCTTGTTATGGCCCTGATCGCATTGCTCGTCGGCTGGTTGTACTACTGA
- the ROX3 gene encoding Rox3p (similar to Saccharomyces cerevisiae ROX3 (YBL093C); ancestral locus Anc_7.425) yields the protein MASSVDETTVPSYYYYVDPETTYNYQQPNPLQDLISVYGLDDISRQVARTNLDGTKAVKLRKSYKNQIADLSGKFSTIPTRDNGKGSQIAHILFQNNPDMMIQPSQQTPGANMSEQQWSEQLRNRDIALFQPPNFDWDLCSSVLSQFERSYPSEFGNQTQGGAQAPFDIDDLAFDLDGTGKSQSGSNSGPNSKKRKSKSSGSSMATPTHSDSHDDMKRRRLE from the coding sequence ATGGCCTCCAGTGTAGACGAAACCACGGTCCCCTCATACTACTATTACGTAGATCCTGAAACGACGTATAATTATCAGCAGCCAAATCCCCTGCAGGACTTAATATCAGTGTATGGCCTGGATGACATCTCCAGACAAGTGGCAAGAACAAATTTGGACGGCACCAAAGCTGTGAAACTGAGAAAATCCTACAAAAACCAGATAGCCGATCTTTCAGGTAAATTCTCCACCATACCGACGAGAGATAATGGCAAAGGTAGCCAAATAGCAcatattcttttccaaaacaATCCGGACATGATGATACAACCATCGCAGCAAACGCCGGGCGCAAACATGTCAGAGCAGCAATGGAGCGAACAGCTGCGCAACAGAGACATCGCATTATTCCAGCCTCCAAACTTCGATTGGGACCTATGCTCTTCCGTACTGTCCCAGTTTGAAAGGTCGTACCCAAGCGAGTTTGGAAACCAAACCCAAGGGGGTGCTCAAGCGCCTTTCGACATAGATGACTTGGCGTTCGACCTAGATGGTACGGGAAAAAGTCAATCAGGCTCAAATTCCGGCCCCAATAgtaagaaaaggaaaagcaaaTCAAGCGGAAGCTCGATGGCTACACCGACTCATAGTGACAGCCATGACGacatgaaaagaagaaggctGGAGTAG
- the MRX3 gene encoding Mrx3p (similar to Saccharomyces cerevisiae YBL095W; ancestral locus Anc_7.427), with product MSKAISSLFKLVNRAIILPTAGFTLGIGAFVKAWPDDAGVLSLNDPQTPAELLSATKSRQPMELQRTDILAQVERSEAYKKLVEDDSMHHILFSEKIPSGHRKYHVGQGLLFGKGRLEIDPLVFHDLNRGEVTVIYHLGAELGNQDGNVHKGLLSLLLDEALCYCGFPLLPSKRGVTARLSVEFLEDIPVDTTITLKASVKEVKGRKCTIEGHLEEFASETPSKKVRKGWNLFGRWGSSEKHDIPKKFAKANCILVEPTWFKYFKWLDMF from the coding sequence ATGTCCAAAGCTATCTCatctttgttcaaattAGTTAACCGGGCAATTATTTTACCTACGGCGGGGTTTACACTGGGCATTGGTGCATTTGTAAAGGCATGGCCTGATGATGCTGGTGTCCTATCATTGAATGATCCGCAAACACCGGCGGAGTTGCTCAGTGCAACAAAAAGTCGGCAGCCTATGGAGCTTCAGAGAACAGATATTCTTGCGCAAGTCGAAAGAAGCGAAGCGTACAAGAAATTAGTCGAGGATGATAGTATGCACCATATTCTCTTCAGTGAGAAAATACCAAGCGGACATAGGAAATACCATGTGGGGCAAGGCCTCTTGTTCGGAAAGGGCAGGCTTGAAATTGATCCGTTAGTTTTCCATGACCTAAATCGTGGTGAAGTAACCGTGATTTACCATTTAGGCGCAGAGTTAGGGAACCAGGACGGTAATGTTCATAAGGGTTTATTGTCATTGCTACTAGACGAAGCGCTGTGTTATTGTGGCTTCCCTCTGTTGCCTAGCAAAAGGGGTGTAACGGCGCGATTGTCGGTAGAGTTTCTTGAGGACATTCCCGTGGATACTACCATTACGCTGAAAGCTAGTGTCAAAGAGGTTAAAGGTAGAAAGTGCACCATTGAGGGACACTTGGAAGAGTTCGCATCAGAAACACCTTCGAAAAAAGTGAGAAAAGGTTGGAACTTATTCGGTCGTTGGGGTTCCAGTGAGAAGCAtgatattccaaaaaaGTTTGCCAAGGCCAATTGCATCCTTGTTGAACCTACCTGgttcaaatatttcaaatgGCTTGacatgttttga
- the MRP21 gene encoding mitochondrial 37S ribosomal protein bS21m (similar to Saccharomyces cerevisiae MRP21 (YBL090W); ancestral locus Anc_7.421), translated as MLKSTVKLSRTSLRKNLTTTRCLRQQNSDIDKIILNPIKLAQGNKNNHDQASKLKSDNTDILSMEIPVDMMQSAGRINRRELLSEAEIARSSVENAQMRFNSGKSIIMNKNNPAESFKRLNRIMFENNIPGDKRSQRFYMKPGKVAEMKRSQRHRKEFMMGFKRLIEIVKDAKRKGY; from the coding sequence ATGTTGAAGAGCACAGTCAAGCTTTCAAGAACctctttgagaaaaaacttAACAACCACTCGGTGTTTACGTCAACAAAATTCAGATATCGATAAAATTATACTAAATCCAATCAAACTGGCTCAAGGGAACAAGAACAATCATGACCAAGCCTCTAAACTCAAAAGTGATAACACAGATATATTATCAATGGAAATTCCGGTAGATATGATGCAATCTGCAGGGAGAATTAACAGGAGGGAGCTTCTATCTGAGGCAGAGATAGCTAGAAGTAGTGTGGAGAATGCTCAAATGAGATTCAATTCAGGGAAATCCATAATCatgaacaagaacaacCCTGCCGAATCGTTCAAAAGGTTAAACAGAATTATGTTCGAAAATAATATTCCTGGAGATAAGAGAAGTCAGCGATTTTACATGAAGCCAGGTAAGGTGGCTGAGATGAAGAGATCCCAAAGGCATAGAAAAGAATTCATGATGGGGTTCAAAAGATTAATTGAAATTGTTAAAGATGCCAAGAGGAAAGGGTACTAG
- the MAP2 gene encoding methionine aminopeptidase (similar to Saccharomyces cerevisiae MAP2 (YBL091C); ancestral locus Anc_7.422): MSDAEIEKAAASELKELNLENEAVEQHDQAVVGESNPVENKKKKNKKKKKKKSNVKKIELLFPDGKYPEGEWMDYHQDFNLERTTDEESRYLKRDLERAEHWNDVRKGAEIHRRVRRVIKDRIIPGMKLMDIADMIENTTRKYTGAEDLLAMENPKSQGIGFPTGLSLNHCAAHYTPNAGDKTVLKYEDVMKVDYGVQINGNIIDSAFTVSFDPQYDNLLAAVKDATYTGIKEAGIDVRLTDIGEAIQEVMESYEVEINGQTYQVKPCRNLCGHSIGPYRIHGGKSVPIVKNGDTTKMEEGEHFAIETFGSTGRGYVSAGGEVSHYARSGEDNQVIPTLESAKNLLKTIDRNFGTLPFCRRYLDRLGQEKYLFALNNLVRHGLVQDYPPLNDIPGSYTAQFEHTILLHAHKKEVVSKGEDY, encoded by the coding sequence ATGTCGGATGCCGAAATAGAAAAAGCTGCTGCTTctgaattgaaagaattgaatttgGAGAATGAAGCCGTTGAGCAGCATGATCAAGCTGTAGTTGGCGAATCAAACCCagtagaaaataaaaagaaaaagaataagaaaaagaagaagaaaaagagcaacgtgaagaaaattgaactACTGTTTCCAGATGGAAAGTATCCAGAAGGCGAATGGATGGACTACCACCAGGATTTCAACTTGGAAAGAACCACCGATGAAGAATCACGTTATTTGAAGAGAGATTTGGAAAGAGCTGAACATTGGAATGATGTCAGGAAGGGTGCTGAGATTCATCGTCGCGTCAGAAGAGTCATCAAAGATAGGATAATTCCAGGAATGAAGCTGATGGATATCGCCGATATGATTGAAAATACCACCAGAAAATATACCGGTGCAGAAGATTTGTTAGCAATGGAAAACCCCAAATCTCAAGGTATTGGGTTCCCAACAGGTCTTTCACTGAACCATTGTGCTGCACACTACACACCCAATGCAGGCGACAAGACCGTCTTGAAATATGAAGATGTGATGAAGGTTGATTATGGTGTGCAGATAAACGGCAACATCATCGATTCTGCCTTTACCGTTTCATTTGATCCGCAATATGACAACTTGCTAGCTGCTGTCAAAGATGCTACTTACACGGGTATCAAAGAAGCAGGTATTGATGTCAGGTTAACTGATATCGGCGAAGCTATCCAAGAAGTCATGGAATCTTATGAAGTGGAAATCAATGGTCAGACGTACCAAGTGAAACCTTGCCGTAACCTCTGTGGCCACAGCATCGGACCATACCGTATCCATGGCGGTAAGTCTGTCCCTATAGTCAAGAACGGGGACACTACGAAGATGGAGGAGGGTGAACATTTTGCTATTGAGACTTTTGGTTCCACTGGCAGAGGTTATGTTAGTGCCGGTGGAGAGGTTTCTCATTATGCCAGATCTGGCGAAGACAACCAGGTAATTCCCACATTAGAAAGCGCCAAAAACTTGTTGAAAACGATAGACCGTAATTTTGGAACTTTACCATTCTGTCGTCGATATCTAGACAGACTAGGCCAAGAGAAATACTTATTTGCGTTGAATAACTTGGTCAGGCACGGTTTGGTGCAGGATTATCCTCCATTGAACGATATTCCGGGCTCCTATACCGCGCAATTCGAACACACCATCCTATTACATGCACACAAGAAGGAAGTCGTTTCTAAAGGCGAGGACTACTAA